The sequence CCTGGGCCAGCCAGGCGTAGGCGTCCTCCCTTGCGCGTGGGCGCTCTTCGATGGGCCGGCTGTTCCAGACGAGGTCGAACACGCTGTGCGTGGCGTGCCGCCAGGCGCGCAGGCTGCTGGTGGCGGCCGCGGGTTCCACGGGCCAGCCGGATGGCTGGGCGCGCACCAGGCCCGTGCACGCTGGGTGGCTGGGGCAGCCCCAGAACAGGCCGTTGTTGCTGTTCTTGAGCGTCATGCGCCGATTGCAGCGCGGGCACCTGGGGCGCTCCGCTGCCGGGATGCCCAGGGCATGCGCGAGGTCGCGTGACTGCGCGGGGCACTGTCCAGCTGGCGGGGGTGGCGGTGGCGTGGTTGGCTTTGTGCCCAAGCCGCCCTTCTTGATGCTACCCTCGTGGATCATGCGGGCTGGCCGCCAACGACCTGGTGCTTCATGCCTTCACCCTCATTCGATACTCCTCCTCACGGGCATAGGTGCCGGCAAGCGACTGCAGGCCCCTGATTACCCGCATCGCTTCTTCTCGCTCGGGGAAATCGACCCTACTCAGGATATTGGATAGGTTGTTCAGGTTGACCTGCAGGTACTGGGCTGGCGTGTAGGTCTTTCGGCGTAGCCACTCTTCTTCGACTTGGCGATTCCACTCTTCGTCATCGGAGGCACATTCATGAGTCGATTCGTTTGTACTGGCGACATCATTCGTGTTGGAATCCATCAGGTGGTGGTGAGCTTCGTCTATGACAGCACCAGGGTGCAGGGAGTCTTCCTTGGCCCTGACGGGTATGCCCTTGCCGAGGACGTCACCTTCG is a genomic window of bacterium containing:
- a CDS encoding zinc-finger-containing protein — its product is MTLKNSNNGLFWGCPSHPACTGLVRAQPSGWPVEPAAATSSLRAWRHATHSVFDLVWNSRPIEERPRAREDAYAWLAQVLACQPEEAHIGLCTRGQCLHVLVACVLRLGSEKAGATPRG